CTCTGGGCGGGCGAGGACGGTGCGGTGCCGCGGGGGTCGGCGCCGGACTGGGCGGAGCAGTGGATGGAGGGGAGAAGGAAGAGGGCGGAGGAGAAGAAGGACGCGGGGGCGGCGCCGTCCGGCTCAGCTGATCCGGAGGCGGCGCGGCGCCGGGCGGAGCGTCGGGCCGAGCGGATCACCGCGGGGGCGACGGAGCTGGAGCAGCGCCTCATGGATCTGCTGCGCGGCGGGCTGGCCGGCGCGGAGCAGACGGGGTACGGGCTGTGGGAGGAGACGGCGGCCCGCATGGTCGACGCCCAGGCCGCGGGACTGGCGGCACGGGTGCGGGAGTTGGGGGCGATCCCGTCCTCGGGACCCGGCTGGCCGGTGCGGTTGCTGGAGGAGTGCGCTCTCCTCCACCTCCTGGACCAGGGCTGGCTGCACCGCGAACGCCTGCCGGATGGCCTGGCGGCGACGGTCCGTTCCCGTATCGGCCTGCCCGCCTCCCCGGACGGCCCTGCGGTACGGGACCACTGGCTGGTGCTCGCCCAGTACGACACGGCGGACACCCGTCTGACGACCCGCCGCATCTGGTTGTACGGCGCCGACTCCGGCCGCAGCGCCCTGCTCCTCTCTTACGGCGCCGCGGGCCGCGCTCCCGAACTCGCTCTGCCGGTGGGCCTGGCGCTGGACGCGGAGCTCTCCGCCTACCCGGGCGCCGGGCAGCCGCGCGTGGCCCTGACCGAACAGTTCGCGCCACCGGCTCCGTCCTCCATACGACCGCTGGGGATGACGACGACCCGGGCCGCCGCCCGCTACGGCGAGGCGCTTCGCGACGACCCGTGGCTGGAGTCGGTCCCGGTGACCCTGGACCAGGTCGTCCCGACCCCGGACGGCGACAGTTGGCAGCTCGCGGACGCCGACGGCGAGGCCGCTCTGCCGCTCACCGCCGCCGCCCGCTCCCGCCCCGGCCTGTG
This DNA window, taken from Streptomyces sp. NBC_00663, encodes the following:
- a CDS encoding SWIM zinc finger family protein, which encodes MTQQGVRWTADQVLALAPDAASRKAGSKLGAAGPWSEAGSSDEGTVWGLCKGSGSKPYQTVVDIADVSGPAYKCSCPSRKFPCKHALGLLLLWAGEDGAVPRGSAPDWAEQWMEGRRKRAEEKKDAGAAPSGSADPEAARRRAERRAERITAGATELEQRLMDLLRGGLAGAEQTGYGLWEETAARMVDAQAAGLAARVRELGAIPSSGPGWPVRLLEECALLHLLDQGWLHRERLPDGLAATVRSRIGLPASPDGPAVRDHWLVLAQYDTADTRLTTRRIWLYGADSGRSALLLSYGAAGRAPELALPVGLALDAELSAYPGAGQPRVALTEQFAPPAPSSIRPLGMTTTRAAARYGEALRDDPWLESVPVTLDQVVPTPDGDSWQLADADGEAALPLTAAARSRPGLWRLVALSGGAPVKVFGECGHRGFTPLTAWPEGPGEPVRLC